In Paenibacillus sonchi, a single genomic region encodes these proteins:
- a CDS encoding phosphatidylglycerophosphatase A — protein sequence MADASAKIPYSLNSKKVAEATTFWLHKRGVTLEEIAELVMLLQKKYYPNLTMEECVHNVEMVLSKREVQNAVLTGIQLDVLAEEGKLLSPLQDMIENDESLYGVDEILAFSIVNVYGSIGFTNYGYVDKLKPGVLERLNDKTTGQIHTYLDDIVGAVAAAASSRIAHRKQAEREQELGQPHAPEDLEAASRKAATDKLQHE from the coding sequence ATGGCTGATGCTAGTGCAAAAATACCTTACAGTCTAAACAGCAAAAAGGTCGCGGAAGCAACCACATTCTGGCTGCATAAACGCGGAGTAACCTTGGAAGAAATCGCCGAGCTGGTGATGCTGCTGCAGAAGAAATACTATCCGAATCTGACCATGGAAGAGTGTGTGCATAACGTAGAGATGGTGCTAAGCAAACGCGAGGTGCAGAATGCTGTGCTGACCGGCATCCAGCTGGATGTGCTGGCCGAAGAGGGCAAGCTGCTCTCCCCTCTGCAGGATATGATTGAAAACGACGAAAGCTTATACGGCGTAGATGAAATTCTGGCTTTTTCAATTGTGAACGTATACGGGAGCATCGGCTTCACCAACTATGGTTATGTGGACAAGCTGAAGCCCGGTGTGCTGGAGCGTCTGAATGACAAAACCACCGGCCAAATCCATACCTATCTGGACGATATTGTCGGGGCTGTAGCTGCTGCCGCCAGCTCCCGCATCGCACACCGGAAGCAGGCCGAGCGCGAACAGGAGCTGGGCCAGCCGCATGCGCCCGAAGATCTTGAGGCAGCCTCCCGGAAGGCGGCAACGGACAAGCTGCAGCACGAGTGA
- a CDS encoding MBL fold metallo-hydrolase: MMPKTDITTWEGGILQFSVPMAPPLRQVNSYILPDRNGQLTVIDPGPHTPEAEAAWEAVLQELDCSWSAIRDIVVTHHHPDHYGLAGWLQARSGGKVWMSERAHEEARLTWGAEGILNEALPLFFLRYGMPEDWVQGIREHLESFLPQVTPQPEVAYINAAEPFIMGNRKWQPLVTGGHAPGHLSFYHGGSGQILCGDAVLPQISPNISLQPGSDPQPLRTFMEGLRELRSLRVTRAFPGHREPFTGFTERADSLLRHHEERLEQAAALLAGGPLSGFAVCEALFRSRVSSAHQMRFAMSEALAHLAELVRRERAEVTGPEPGGVTMFAAVNQAARPAADE, encoded by the coding sequence ATGATGCCAAAGACAGACATCACCACATGGGAAGGCGGCATTCTCCAGTTCTCGGTTCCGATGGCTCCGCCGCTGCGCCAGGTGAACAGCTATATTCTGCCTGACCGGAACGGACAGCTTACGGTGATTGACCCCGGGCCGCACACGCCTGAGGCGGAAGCGGCATGGGAAGCTGTGCTTCAGGAGCTGGACTGTTCCTGGAGCGCAATCCGGGATATCGTGGTGACGCATCATCATCCGGACCATTACGGTCTTGCCGGCTGGCTGCAGGCCCGCAGCGGCGGCAAGGTCTGGATGTCGGAACGGGCCCATGAAGAAGCCCGGCTGACCTGGGGAGCGGAGGGGATTCTGAATGAAGCGCTGCCGCTGTTCTTCCTCCGCTACGGCATGCCGGAGGACTGGGTACAGGGAATCAGGGAGCATCTGGAGAGCTTCCTGCCCCAGGTCACCCCGCAGCCGGAGGTGGCCTATATCAACGCGGCAGAGCCGTTCATCATGGGCAACCGCAAATGGCAGCCGCTGGTAACCGGCGGACATGCGCCGGGGCATTTGTCCTTTTATCACGGCGGCAGCGGGCAGATTCTCTGCGGCGATGCCGTGCTGCCGCAGATCTCGCCCAACATCAGCCTGCAGCCGGGCAGCGATCCGCAGCCGCTGCGCACCTTCATGGAGGGGCTGCGCGAGCTGCGCAGCCTCCGGGTGACCCGTGCGTTCCCGGGACACCGGGAACCGTTCACGGGCTTCACGGAGCGGGCGGACAGCCTGCTGCGCCATCACGAAGAGCGGCTGGAGCAGGCAGCCGCTCTGCTCGCGGGCGGCCCGCTCAGCGGCTTCGCGGTATGCGAAGCGCTGTTCCGCAGCCGCGTGTCCAGCGCGCACCAGATGCGGTTCGCGATGAGCGAGGCGCTGGCGCATCTGGCCGAGCTGGTGCGCCGGGAGCGGGCGGAAGTCACCGGGCCGGAGCCCGGCGGGGTGACGATGTTCGCGGCAGTTAATCAGGCTGCCCGCCCGGCAGCAGATGAATAG
- a CDS encoding carbohydrate ABC transporter permease yields the protein MKSWFRSESFSAWAFMTPGLLFLAAFTFWPIIYGIPLSLTDYSVITETHYVGFENFTRAFQDHNFIISLWNSLVYVLIVPVIQVISILMAILVNSRIPGVKMFRTAYYIPVVTSMVAVALIWSWLLGNNGVVNYLLIQAGIISGQVSWLSTSSTALYVLMFITMWKGLGYYMMLYLAGLQGVPSDLYEAARVDGANFLKLIIHVTIPLLRPHILFCTLISVMGAIRVFDEVYILTKGGPGTSTLTSSVYIFQKGLEQFNFGYASALGLIVSVLVGALSVLVFRLNRKGGVNSY from the coding sequence ATGAAGAGCTGGTTTCGTTCCGAGTCTTTCAGCGCTTGGGCGTTTATGACGCCGGGTCTTTTGTTTCTCGCTGCTTTTACATTCTGGCCGATCATTTACGGAATTCCGCTTTCATTAACCGATTATTCGGTCATTACCGAAACGCACTATGTGGGTTTTGAGAATTTTACCAGAGCCTTTCAGGATCACAATTTTATCATTTCGTTATGGAATTCGCTGGTGTATGTCTTGATTGTTCCGGTTATTCAGGTGATTTCCATCCTTATGGCTATCCTTGTAAACAGCCGCATTCCGGGCGTGAAGATGTTCCGGACAGCTTATTACATTCCGGTCGTGACTTCGATGGTGGCGGTGGCCCTGATTTGGAGCTGGCTGCTGGGCAATAACGGGGTGGTTAATTATCTGCTTATACAGGCGGGTATCATCAGCGGACAGGTATCATGGCTGTCAACCAGCAGCACTGCCCTGTACGTTCTGATGTTCATCACCATGTGGAAAGGCCTCGGTTATTATATGATGCTCTATCTGGCAGGTCTTCAGGGTGTTCCCTCAGATCTGTATGAAGCGGCCAGAGTGGACGGGGCGAACTTCCTGAAGCTTATTATTCATGTCACTATTCCCCTGCTGAGGCCCCATATCCTGTTCTGTACACTGATCTCGGTTATGGGGGCAATCCGGGTATTTGATGAGGTGTACATTCTGACAAAGGGCGGACCGGGAACCTCCACTCTTACCTCAAGCGTGTATATTTTTCAAAAGGGGCTGGAACAGTTCAACTTCGGATATGCGTCGGCGCTTGGCCTGATAGTCAGTGTTCTTGTAGGGGCGCTTAGCGTTCTGGTATTCCGGCTCAATCGGAAAGGCGGGGTGAACTCATATTGA
- a CDS encoding glycosyl hydrolase family 18 protein: MKSKNSRFRKTFALGMAVALVIALFSTIGTSVKTANAAAGYKLVGYYASWAAYGRSYNVTDIDPGKMNVINYAFADICWNGVHGNPDPTGPNPVTWTCQNEQGQTISVPNGTVVLGDPWIDAQKSFGDDKWDDPIKGNLKQLWKLKEKNPNLKTVISIGGWTWSNRFSDVAATAATREVFANSAVDFIRKYHMDGVDLDWEYPVSGGLAGNSYRPEDKQNYVLLLQKIREKLNAAGTADGKTYLLTIASGASPAYVQNNNLSGIAAIVDWINIMTYDFNGSWNTTTGHNSPLYYDPAAASSGLSDPANFNIDKAVTSYLANGVPANKLVLGLPFYGRGWGGAPGTGNGQYQVSAGISSTGTWEKGNYDFWDLEANYINKNGYTRYWNNTAKVPYLYNPSTQTFISYDDAESIGYKTSYIKTKGLAGAMFWETSGDRNKTLQTKLNTDLGGGVVPTPTPTATVKPTATPTATVKPTATPTPTATPTPTPTATVKPTPTPTSTVTPTATPGQCSAEAWSATAVYTKGQQASYGGVLYEAQWWTQGERPDLSGAFGVWKAIGSCGNTTPTPTPTATVKPTSTPVQTATPVPTATVNPSATPGASAWAAGVAYTTGDKVSYSGKTYTCLQSHTSLEGWEPAVTPALWQLN; encoded by the coding sequence ATGAAGTCGAAAAACAGCAGATTTCGAAAAACCTTTGCGCTTGGCATGGCCGTTGCTCTTGTAATCGCACTCTTTTCAACGATAGGCACCAGTGTCAAAACTGCAAATGCGGCTGCGGGTTACAAGCTCGTCGGTTATTATGCTTCCTGGGCGGCCTACGGGCGGTCCTACAACGTAACGGATATCGATCCCGGTAAAATGAATGTGATCAACTACGCGTTTGCCGATATATGCTGGAACGGGGTTCACGGCAATCCTGACCCGACCGGACCGAATCCGGTCACCTGGACCTGCCAAAATGAGCAAGGCCAAACGATCAGCGTTCCGAATGGAACGGTTGTGCTGGGTGATCCCTGGATTGATGCCCAGAAAAGCTTCGGGGATGACAAGTGGGATGATCCGATTAAAGGCAACCTGAAGCAGCTCTGGAAACTGAAAGAAAAGAACCCGAATCTCAAAACGGTGATATCCATTGGCGGCTGGACCTGGTCAAACCGTTTCTCGGATGTTGCCGCTACAGCAGCGACCCGCGAAGTATTCGCGAATTCCGCAGTCGATTTCATCCGCAAATATCATATGGATGGTGTCGATCTGGACTGGGAATACCCGGTCAGCGGAGGGCTGGCAGGCAACAGCTACCGTCCGGAGGATAAGCAGAATTATGTGCTGCTGCTGCAGAAAATCCGTGAAAAGCTGAATGCCGCCGGAACCGCTGACGGCAAAACCTATCTGCTGACCATTGCCTCCGGTGCAAGCCCTGCCTACGTTCAGAATAACAATCTCAGCGGGATTGCGGCCATTGTCGACTGGATCAACATTATGACCTATGACTTCAACGGCAGCTGGAACACGACTACCGGACACAATTCTCCGCTCTACTATGACCCGGCGGCAGCCTCGTCAGGTCTGAGCGATCCGGCGAATTTCAATATCGACAAGGCTGTCACAAGCTATCTGGCAAACGGAGTCCCTGCGAACAAATTGGTCTTGGGCCTGCCGTTCTATGGACGCGGCTGGGGCGGTGCGCCGGGTACAGGAAACGGGCAATATCAGGTGTCAGCCGGTATTTCGTCTACAGGCACTTGGGAAAAGGGGAATTATGATTTCTGGGATCTCGAAGCCAACTATATTAACAAAAACGGTTATACGCGCTACTGGAACAACACCGCTAAAGTTCCATATCTCTATAATCCGTCTACACAAACATTCATCAGCTATGATGACGCGGAGTCCATCGGCTATAAAACCAGCTACATCAAAACCAAAGGTCTAGCAGGAGCGATGTTCTGGGAGACCAGCGGCGACCGCAACAAAACGCTGCAAACCAAGCTGAACACCGATCTGGGCGGCGGAGTAGTGCCGACCCCTACGCCGACAGCTACAGTGAAACCAACAGCAACGCCAACGGCCACAGTGAAACCGACGGCTACACCGACGCCAACAGCTACACCGACGCCGACGCCAACGGCTACAGTGAAACCAACCCCAACGCCTACATCTACTGTGACGCCGACGGCAACACCGGGGCAATGTTCGGCGGAGGCTTGGAGCGCAACAGCCGTATATACCAAGGGGCAGCAGGCCTCCTATGGAGGTGTGCTGTATGAAGCCCAGTGGTGGACACAGGGGGAACGCCCTGATCTGAGCGGGGCCTTCGGGGTCTGGAAGGCGATCGGCAGCTGCGGCAACACCACGCCAACGCCAACGCCGACGGCTACGGTGAAACCAACATCAACACCTGTACAGACGGCAACACCCGTGCCAACCGCTACAGTCAATCCGTCGGCCACGCCCGGCGCATCCGCCTGGGCCGCAGGAGTGGCCTATACAACAGGCGATAAAGTAAGCTACAGCGGCAAAACGTACACCTGCCTGCAATCTCATACCTCGCTGGAGGGCTGGGAACCGGCGGTAACACCGGCCCTATGGCAGCTGAACTAG
- the rph gene encoding ribonuclease PH, translating to MRSNGRHADQLRPLTITTQTNKYAEGSVIIEMGDTKVICTATVDEKVPPFLKGQGKGWVTAEYSMLPRATQTRNQREAARGKLTGRTMEIQRLIGRALRSVVNLHALGERSITLDCDVIQADGGTRTASITGAFVAMAFAVNKIALQHKLSVFPITDYLAAISVGVVGDETLLDLNYEEDSKAKVDMNVVMTGGGAFVEVQGTGEERPFTRQELDQLLGLGEKGIYELIAVQKEVLGAIALKIPAGQTGQEV from the coding sequence ATGAGATCAAACGGGCGCCATGCAGATCAGCTTAGGCCGCTGACAATAACCACCCAAACCAATAAATATGCTGAAGGTTCTGTAATCATTGAAATGGGGGACACCAAGGTCATTTGTACCGCAACTGTGGACGAGAAGGTTCCCCCGTTCCTGAAAGGACAGGGCAAAGGCTGGGTCACGGCTGAGTACTCCATGCTTCCCCGTGCCACACAGACGCGCAACCAGCGGGAAGCGGCACGCGGCAAGCTGACCGGACGCACGATGGAAATACAGCGGCTGATCGGCCGGGCACTGCGTTCCGTGGTGAACCTGCATGCTCTCGGCGAGCGCAGCATTACGCTGGACTGCGATGTCATTCAGGCAGACGGCGGGACCCGGACGGCTTCGATTACGGGTGCTTTTGTAGCCATGGCTTTTGCGGTTAACAAAATTGCGCTGCAGCATAAGCTGAGCGTGTTTCCGATTACAGATTATCTGGCGGCGATCAGCGTGGGGGTTGTCGGCGATGAGACGCTGCTCGATCTGAACTATGAAGAGGATTCCAAGGCGAAGGTCGATATGAATGTGGTGATGACCGGCGGCGGGGCTTTTGTAGAGGTCCAGGGCACCGGCGAAGAGCGTCCGTTCACCCGCCAGGAGCTGGATCAGCTGCTGGGCCTGGGCGAGAAGGGGATTTATGAGCTGATCGCTGTGCAGAAGGAAGTGCTGGGAGCCATCGCGCTCAAAATTCCTGCAGGCCAAACCGGCCAAGAGGTGTAG
- a CDS encoding XTP/dITP diphosphatase, which translates to MESGSGVLIVATKNQGKVREFQHAFAPLGLTVKSMFDYPGLPDVVEDGTTFAENALKKSKAVGDALGFPVLADDSGLCVDALDGKPGVYSARYAGEGADDMENNLKLLNELEKLKQGEDTGQPLLSTARFVCALSLYDPVTGTELTAEGTVEGWITSEQAGAGGFGYDPLFYLAEYEKTMAELTLEEKQAISHRGKALMLLTGKLAAQQGQQGQQNQ; encoded by the coding sequence ATGGAGTCCGGCAGCGGTGTTCTGATTGTAGCGACGAAGAATCAAGGCAAGGTGCGCGAGTTCCAGCATGCGTTTGCACCGCTTGGCCTGACCGTTAAAAGCATGTTCGATTATCCCGGTCTGCCCGATGTGGTGGAGGATGGAACGACTTTTGCCGAGAATGCGCTGAAAAAGTCAAAAGCGGTCGGGGACGCCCTCGGCTTCCCCGTTCTGGCGGATGACTCCGGTCTCTGTGTCGATGCCCTGGATGGAAAACCGGGGGTCTACTCGGCCCGTTATGCGGGTGAAGGCGCGGACGATATGGAGAATAATCTGAAGCTGCTGAACGAGCTGGAGAAGCTGAAGCAGGGGGAAGACACCGGCCAGCCGCTGCTAAGTACAGCCCGCTTTGTCTGTGCTTTGTCTTTGTACGATCCAGTGACGGGCACAGAATTGACTGCTGAGGGAACCGTGGAAGGCTGGATCACCTCTGAGCAGGCGGGGGCAGGCGGCTTCGGCTATGATCCCCTCTTTTACCTGGCAGAGTATGAAAAAACCATGGCCGAGCTGACGCTGGAAGAGAAGCAGGCGATCAGCCACCGGGGCAAGGCGCTTATGCTCTTAACCGGGAAGCTTGCGGCGCAGCAGGGACAGCAGGGACAGCAGAATCAGTAA
- a CDS encoding glycosyl hydrolase family 18 protein, whose protein sequence is MKRLKSRRVTLPSLLAVLMGLTLLLPFYPGSGSSAKLVAVAAGAAAEAPPPAADHPRKIVAYFPEWGDQENKGFYTVSKIPWSKITHINYAFAKVNAQNKIDFMDRAAAIEKDYSGQLTDVPFKGHFNQLIKYKRLYPDVRTLISVGGWSASGGFYNMANSAAGRETFANSVVDFLRTYQFNGVDIDWEYPSGTALSGNPIDSSVAEPLRAVNYDNYVLLMKKLREKLDLAGAQDNQKYDLTIAATASSWVLGGMKLGEANSYLDWANLMTYDFHGAWNGYVGPQSALYPDSRDTETAALGTPVLNTDWAVRYYLGTLPPEKIVIGVPYYSRGWKNVSGGINNTGLYGTAPTTGGGADGIYGIWNDPAPEKPSGANPVWHILNLLKDPANQRFFDPVTKTPYLYNADKKVFLTYEDKESLGYKLNYIKEKGLGGMMLWELTGDYSQQADGTCTYGSSLTDYAYEQLKTAGAPGGPVKPVLPSPKNFSISFGGTYDHPNYTYSLKITNNTGAEIPGGWKLEFDLPTTTALTSAWGAGAVERISTAWDFNRYRLTGTASQAIANGATLELQGMMKLNFSGGPQRFILNGSSSQKEYDKLYGGVTPTPTPSATATATAKPTPTPTATVKPTATPTPTPTATVKPTATPTPTPTATVKPTPTPTSTVTPTATPGQCTAEAWSATAVYTKGQQASYEGVLYEAQWWTQGERPDLSGTFGVWKAIGSCGNTTPAPTATPTATVKPTSTPVQTATPVPTATVNPSATPGASAWAAGVAYTTGDKVSYDGKTYICLQSHTSLQGWEPATTAALWQLD, encoded by the coding sequence ATGAAACGATTGAAGTCAAGGCGTGTAACATTACCTTCTCTGCTGGCGGTATTGATGGGGCTGACCCTTCTCTTGCCCTTCTATCCAGGGTCAGGAAGCAGCGCTAAGCTGGTGGCAGTCGCGGCCGGAGCTGCTGCTGAGGCACCACCGCCTGCTGCGGACCATCCCCGCAAGATTGTTGCCTATTTCCCTGAATGGGGGGATCAGGAGAACAAAGGCTTTTATACGGTGAGCAAAATTCCTTGGAGCAAAATCACACACATTAACTATGCTTTTGCCAAAGTGAATGCCCAGAACAAAATTGACTTCATGGACCGTGCAGCGGCGATTGAAAAAGACTATTCCGGTCAGCTTACCGATGTGCCGTTCAAAGGGCATTTTAATCAGCTGATCAAATACAAACGGCTCTACCCGGATGTGCGCACCCTGATTTCCGTCGGCGGCTGGTCCGCCTCAGGCGGTTTTTACAATATGGCGAATTCGGCGGCAGGCCGGGAGACCTTTGCCAACAGCGTGGTGGATTTTCTGCGCACATATCAGTTCAACGGGGTAGATATTGACTGGGAATATCCGTCCGGCACCGCACTTTCCGGCAACCCGATTGACTCCTCCGTGGCCGAGCCTTTGCGTGCGGTCAATTATGACAACTATGTGCTTCTGATGAAAAAGCTGCGTGAAAAGCTGGATCTCGCGGGTGCGCAGGATAACCAGAAATATGACCTGACTATCGCTGCGACGGCTTCTTCGTGGGTTCTCGGCGGGATGAAGCTTGGTGAAGCGAATTCCTATTTGGATTGGGCAAATCTCATGACCTATGATTTCCACGGCGCGTGGAACGGCTATGTGGGGCCGCAATCCGCCCTCTACCCGGATTCCCGCGACACGGAAACGGCTGCACTGGGTACGCCGGTGCTGAACACGGACTGGGCAGTCCGGTACTATCTCGGTACACTTCCGCCTGAAAAAATCGTCATTGGGGTTCCTTACTACTCGCGGGGCTGGAAAAATGTCAGCGGCGGGATAAATAACACGGGCCTCTATGGTACTGCTCCGACTACGGGCGGGGGAGCAGACGGAATTTACGGCATCTGGAATGATCCTGCTCCGGAGAAGCCTTCCGGGGCTAACCCCGTCTGGCATATCCTGAATCTGCTGAAAGATCCGGCCAATCAGCGGTTTTTTGACCCTGTAACCAAAACACCGTATCTGTACAACGCAGACAAGAAGGTGTTCCTGACTTATGAGGATAAGGAATCGCTGGGCTACAAGCTGAACTATATTAAGGAAAAAGGCCTCGGCGGGATGATGCTCTGGGAGCTGACGGGAGACTATTCCCAGCAGGCGGACGGCACATGCACATACGGCAGCTCGCTGACTGACTATGCCTACGAACAGTTGAAAACGGCTGGTGCGCCGGGCGGCCCCGTCAAGCCGGTATTGCCTTCACCCAAAAATTTCAGCATTTCCTTCGGCGGCACCTACGATCATCCGAACTATACCTATTCGCTGAAAATAACCAACAACACTGGAGCGGAGATTCCCGGGGGCTGGAAGCTTGAATTTGATCTGCCGACCACAACTGCGCTGACCTCAGCCTGGGGAGCGGGAGCTGTGGAGCGAATCTCGACAGCCTGGGATTTCAACCGCTACCGGCTGACCGGAACGGCATCACAAGCCATAGCAAATGGTGCGACCCTTGAGCTGCAGGGCATGATGAAGCTGAATTTCTCCGGCGGTCCGCAGCGTTTTATCCTGAACGGCAGCTCGTCGCAGAAGGAATACGACAAGCTGTATGGAGGTGTGACCCCAACCCCGACACCGTCAGCCACGGCAACGGCTACCGCGAAGCCAACACCAACGCCAACAGCCACAGTAAAACCGACGGCTACACCGACACCAACGCCAACAGCCACAGTGAAACCGACGGCAACACCGACGCCGACGCCAACAGCTACAGTGAAACCAACCCCAACGCCTACATCTACTGTGACGCCGACGGCAACACCGGGACAATGTACGGCAGAGGCTTGGAGCGCAACAGCCGTATATACCAAGGGGCAGCAGGCCTCCTATGAAGGTGTGCTGTATGAAGCCCAGTGGTGGACACAGGGGGAACGCCCTGACCTGAGCGGCACCTTCGGGGTCTGGAAAGCGATTGGCAGCTGCGGCAACACCACGCCGGCGCCGACGGCTACGCCAACGGCTACGGTGAAACCAACATCAACGCCTGTACAGACGGCAACACCCGTGCCAACCGCTACTGTCAACCCGTCCGCAACGCCCGGCGCATCCGCCTGGGCCGCAGGAGTGGCCTATACAACAGGCGATAAAGTAAGCTACGACGGCAAAACGTACATCTGCCTGCAATCGCATACCTCGCTGCAGGGCTGGGAACCGGCCACGACGGCCGCCCTTTGGCAGCTGGACTAA
- a CDS encoding GerMN domain-containing protein yields MKHMKPIRGLSAACLLAVPLTLSGCGLFGSESASVDPPPSEVEAQMLQVSGEGTPDTGVLGPVALDEADLAAGVSTDTAPAAAAGERTTVFLEDGNGLLAPVSLSLPEGDNTAMLKDSLAALVSKGQYASALPEGFKGVLPAGTEVKNITVDKDKLAVVEFNSKFNDYEPADERKILEAITWTLTGQDGIQGVQLWVDGKKLTEMPLQDTPLDRPLTRTLGINLPKHGPLLMNSSAVTVYFSAATSDGTHQYYVPVTRFVPAGQDTLKAALNELIAGPESEKGLEMVMTQETVLDSVEAGQNGVVTVSLNDDMFADGKGIPAEMLESVVLTVAQNSDDALVQIRMNGQKTVTGTNNVDYGQPVSAPEYVNVLPL; encoded by the coding sequence ATGAAGCATATGAAACCAATCCGCGGGCTGTCCGCGGCTTGCCTGCTCGCAGTTCCATTAACCTTGTCCGGCTGCGGCCTGTTCGGCTCGGAGTCGGCATCGGTAGACCCGCCCCCCAGCGAGGTCGAAGCGCAGATGCTGCAGGTCAGCGGCGAGGGAACGCCGGATACAGGGGTACTCGGGCCTGTAGCGCTGGATGAGGCCGATCTTGCGGCAGGGGTGAGCACGGATACTGCGCCTGCGGCTGCAGCCGGGGAACGGACAACCGTTTTCCTGGAGGATGGCAACGGCCTGCTCGCACCGGTATCCCTAAGCTTGCCGGAAGGCGATAACACCGCCATGCTGAAGGATTCGCTTGCTGCGCTCGTCAGCAAGGGGCAATATGCTTCGGCATTGCCGGAAGGCTTCAAGGGTGTGCTTCCTGCCGGTACAGAGGTAAAGAACATCACCGTAGACAAGGATAAGCTGGCTGTGGTTGAGTTCAATTCCAAGTTTAACGATTACGAACCCGCAGATGAGCGCAAAATCCTTGAAGCGATCACCTGGACACTTACCGGCCAGGACGGGATTCAGGGAGTGCAGCTGTGGGTGGATGGCAAGAAGCTTACGGAGATGCCGCTGCAGGACACACCGCTGGACCGCCCGTTAACACGCACTCTGGGAATCAACCTGCCGAAACACGGCCCGCTGCTGATGAATTCAAGCGCGGTTACCGTATATTTTTCCGCAGCAACGTCTGACGGCACTCATCAGTATTATGTACCTGTTACCCGCTTTGTACCCGCAGGGCAGGATACGCTGAAAGCGGCGCTGAATGAGCTGATTGCCGGACCGGAATCAGAGAAGGGGCTGGAGATGGTGATGACCCAGGAAACTGTGCTGGATTCCGTGGAAGCGGGCCAGAACGGAGTGGTCACGGTTTCCCTCAACGATGATATGTTCGCCGACGGCAAGGGCATACCGGCGGAAATGCTGGAATCGGTCGTGCTTACCGTTGCTCAGAACTCGGACGATGCTCTGGTACAAATCCGCATGAACGGGCAAAAGACCGTTACCGGCACCAATAATGTAGATTACGGACAGCCGGTTTCGGCGCCGGAATATGTGAACGTACTCCCGCTGTAG
- a CDS encoding ABC transporter substrate-binding protein, whose amino-acid sequence MRTNRPFFILSLFVVLALSMLLAGCGGNGNPAAPANTANATGAPAEQTDSPQAEPVTLEFWTIALQPTFNDYFNDLIAKYEESHPGVTVEWKDYPYDAISQRLLTSTASGKSPDVVNLNTEFASQLGSKGALLNLAEYLTGEERNSYFEGIYNSTVIDGKAYSLPWYTGTEVLFMNKKLVEKAGLDPANPPKTREELIEWARQIHKQTGAAGYAQQLVSKLFPIDGISILNEDKTAAAFNTPEAEAMISQMRDLMKEGVVLKEDADFKKQIQYFSGEQVAFQLSGPTFINFIKTSAPDVYANTIAVQLPTGKANLRLSNSMDLVVPQKSKNPEQAVEFAAFVTNADNQTSFSKVANTLPSSKASIQDPFFTESDGTLEAEAKVVSSQSLDKATDYMVGVPSASDINSAIARGFQEILLNGADIKQTLDAVEKEVNRIISQGS is encoded by the coding sequence GTGAGGACAAACAGACCGTTCTTTATTCTGTCGCTGTTCGTTGTATTGGCGTTGTCGATGCTGCTTGCCGGGTGTGGAGGAAATGGAAATCCGGCTGCTCCGGCCAACACTGCAAATGCCACCGGTGCACCTGCTGAACAGACGGATAGTCCCCAAGCGGAACCTGTTACGCTGGAATTTTGGACGATTGCCCTTCAGCCTACCTTTAATGACTATTTCAATGATCTGATCGCGAAATACGAGGAAAGCCACCCTGGTGTAACGGTTGAATGGAAGGATTATCCCTACGATGCCATCTCACAAAGGCTGCTGACAAGTACAGCCAGCGGCAAAAGCCCCGATGTAGTAAATCTCAATACAGAATTCGCCAGCCAATTGGGGAGCAAAGGTGCTTTACTGAATCTGGCGGAATATCTAACGGGTGAAGAGAGGAATTCTTACTTTGAAGGGATTTATAACTCTACTGTTATTGACGGCAAAGCTTATTCTCTTCCATGGTATACAGGTACGGAAGTCTTATTCATGAATAAAAAGCTCGTGGAGAAGGCAGGCCTGGATCCTGCCAATCCGCCGAAAACCCGGGAAGAGCTGATCGAGTGGGCCCGTCAGATTCATAAGCAGACCGGTGCGGCCGGTTATGCGCAGCAGCTTGTATCCAAGCTGTTCCCGATAGACGGAATCTCCATTCTGAATGAGGACAAAACAGCAGCGGCCTTCAATACGCCTGAAGCTGAGGCAATGATCTCCCAAATGCGCGATTTGATGAAAGAGGGCGTGGTTCTGAAGGAGGATGCGGATTTCAAAAAGCAGATCCAGTATTTTTCCGGTGAACAGGTAGCTTTCCAGCTGTCAGGACCAACGTTTATCAATTTTATCAAAACCTCGGCGCCGGATGTGTATGCAAATACGATTGCGGTTCAGCTTCCGACAGGCAAAGCCAACCTGCGCCTCTCCAATTCCATGGATCTGGTTGTGCCGCAGAAGTCGAAGAATCCGGAGCAGGCGGTGGAATTCGCCGCATTCGTGACCAATGCGGATAATCAGACTTCCTTCTCCAAGGTTGCCAACACACTGCCGTCCTCTAAAGCATCGATCCAAGATCCTTTCTTCACGGAATCCGACGGTACTCTTGAAGCTGAGGCGAAGGTTGTTTCTTCGCAAAGCCTGGATAAAGCTACTGATTATATGGTCGGAGTTCCAAGCGCATCCGATATCAACTCCGCCATTGCCCGCGGATTCCAGGAAATATTGCTAAACGGGGCGGACATCAAGCAGACACTGGATGCCGTGGAGAAGGAAGTGAACAGAATCATAAGCCAGGGTTCATAA